A DNA window from Onychostoma macrolepis isolate SWU-2019 chromosome 13, ASM1243209v1, whole genome shotgun sequence contains the following coding sequences:
- the lgmn gene encoding legumain, producing the protein MSPQTVAVLGLALSLGLVVSGFPAEQPENGKHWVVIVAGSNGWYNYRHQADVCHAYQIVHKNGIPDEQIVVMMYDDLAQSPDNPTPGVVINRPNGSDVYKGVLKDYTGDDVTPQNFLAVLKGDAASVKGGSGKVLKSGPNDHVFVYFTDHGAPGLLAFPNDDLHVDDLMETIKYMHQNNKYKKMVFYVEACESGSMMKPLPVDINVYATTAANSDESSYACYYDEARDTYLGDWYSVNWMEDSDVEDLSKETLAKQFKIVKAKTNTSHVMQYGNKTLSHMRVIAFQGNSKGLDKAPEPVSLPVITEHDLMSSPDVPLAIMKRKLQKSNDVNAVVGYMKEIHEHLQVRELLGNTMRKIVEHVVQEKEEVQDYLEGREELTEYECYKTAVKHYKKHCFNWHQQEYEYALRHLYALVNLCQGGYQAQRITAAMADVCYFRQ; encoded by the exons ATGAGCCCACAGACAGTAGCAGTTTTAGGTCTTGCCCTGAGCCTGGGGCTGGTAGTGAGTGGTTTTCCTGCCGAGCAGCCAGAAAATGGGAAGCACTGGGTCGTCATTGTGGCTGGTTCGAATGGCTGGTACAATTACAGACACCAG GCCGACGTGTGCCATGCGTACCAGATTGTCCATAAGAACGGAATTCCTGATGAGCAGATTGTGGTGATGATGTATGACGATCTTGCTCAGAGCCCTGA TAACCCTACTCCTGGAGTGGTCATAAACAGACCCAATGGATCAGATGTTTACAAAGGAGTGCTGAAGGACTACACTGGTGAC GATGTGACTCCTCAGAACTTCCTGGCGGTGTTGAAAGGTGATGCTGCCAGTGTGAAGGGAGGCTCTGGAAAAGTGCTGAAAAG TGGTCCAAATGatcatgtgtttgtgtatttcacTGATCACGGAGCCCCAGGTCTGCTGGCCTTCCCTAATGATGAT CTTCATGTAGATGACCTGATGGAAACCATCAAGTACATGCATCAAAACAACAAATACAAGAAG ATGGTGTTTTATGTTGAGGCCTGTGAATCTGGCTCTATGATGAAACCTCTGCCGGTTGACATTAATG TCTATGCTACCACCGCTGCCAACTCTGATGAGTCCTCATATGCCTGTTACTATGATGAGGCCAGAGACACCTACCTGGGAGACTGGTACAGCGTCAACTGGATGGAAGACTCCGATGTG GAAGATCTGAGCAAAGAGACTTTGGCCAAACAGTTCAAGATCGTAAAGGCCAAAACCAACACCAGCCATGTGATGCAGTATGGAAACAAG aCGCTCTCCCACATGAGGGTGATTGCGTTCCAGGGTAATTCGAAAGGTCTTGATAAGGCACCAGAGCCTGTGTCGTTGCCTGTGATTACTGAACATGACCTCATGAGCAGCCCTGATGTGCCCCTTGCAATCATGAAGCGAAAACTCCAGAAGAGCAATGACGTTAATGCCGTTGTTGGTTACATGAAAGAAATCCACGAACATCTACAG gtgcgGGAGCTGCTTGGTAATACCATGCGTAAGATCGTGGAGCATGTGGTGCAGGAGAAAGAGGAAGTGCAGGATTACCTGGAAGGACGTGAAGAACTCACGGAGTATGAATGTTATAAAACTGCTGTCAAGCACTACAAGAAACACTGCTTTAACTGGCACCAGCAGGAG TATGAATATGCTCTGAGACACCTGTATGCTTTAGTAAACCTGTGTCAGGGAGGATACCAGGCCCAGAG AATCACAGCAGCCATGGCTGACGTGTGTTACTTCAGACAGTAG